In Notamacropus eugenii isolate mMacEug1 chromosome 1, mMacEug1.pri_v2, whole genome shotgun sequence, one genomic interval encodes:
- the LRIT1 gene encoding leucine-rich repeat, immunoglobulin-like domain and transmembrane domain-containing protein 1 isoform X1, with amino-acid sequence MEPLPCRVVVCNDPEMTLPPMMIPSDTSKLRIEKTSIRRVPGDALHQLTCLEYLWLPYNSMTSVSSVMLQGLRSLRELRLPGNHLVSFPWGALGDTPQLRLLDLHGNRLSAVSAEAARYIRNLTFLDLSSNQLMRLPQQLLTTWSHLQAGPYSSSDNSKIILGLQDNPWVCDCSLYEMVQILNFPTPNMAFIDPRLKCSTPWSLAGVAFSQLELRKCQRPEVYTSVAKVKTLLGSTVFLRCGATGVPSPELSWRRADGHQLNGTVHQETSNDGMSWSLLGLPEVSHHDSGEYVCKAKNSLGATEAFVSLIITEAQTTAEPQGPTTRPWPGKAEAVEAAAYNELLARYASTTSGLSSVVARPTLPSYEKNPALQHFHINALGELSVGNLGAEQADRAKDQPLNQLEPAQMVRSVKVVGDTYHSVTLVWKAPQAGNTTMFSVLYAIFGEKDMKRVSVDPGKTRVTIEGLMPKTKYVACVCVRGLVPKKEQCIIFSTDEVVDAEGTQRLINIVVISIAAVIAVPLTLLVCCGSLKRRYQKFRLRKNEENQSSYVTFERLGPGEDGVEDSARDSPEEGDRLLSSRSSVDSHALSKVEGPANEYFC; translated from the exons ATGGAGCCTCTCCCCTGCAG GGTAGTAGTGTGCAATGACCCTGAGATGACCCTCCCTCCCATGATGATCCCATCAGACACCTCCAAGCTCCGAATAGAGAAGACATCCATCCGGAGAGTACCAGGGGATGCCCTCCACCAGCTCACTTGCCTTGAGTACCTATGGCTGCCCTATAATTCCATGACCAGTGTCAGTTCTGTCATGCTGCAGGGCCTGCGGAGTCTTCGAGAGCTGCGTCTCCCTGGGAATCACTTGGTATCCTTCCCCTGGGGAGCTCTTGGGGATACCCCACAGCTACGGCTGCTCGATCTGCATGGGAACCGCCTTTCAGCTGTGTCTGCAGAGGCTGCCCGCTATATAAGGAACCTCACTTTCCTGGACCTCTCCAGCAATCAGCTGATGCGTCTCCCCCAGCAGCTTCTTACCACATGGTCTCACCTGCAGGCTGGTCCTTATTCCTCCAGTGATAACTCCAAGATCATCCTGG GTCTGCAGGATAACCCCTGGGTGTGTGACTGTAGCCTGTATGAAATGGTCCAGATCCTAAACTTCCCAACTCCAAATATGGCCTTCATTGATCCAAGGTTGAAGTGTTCTACTCCTTGGAGCCTGGCTGGAGTTGCCTTCAGCCAGCTGGAACTCAGAAAATGCCAGCGTCCTGAGGTTTATACTTCAGTGGCCAAGGTCAAGACCCTTCTGGGTAGCACTGTGTTTCTGCGCTGTGGGGCCACTGGGGTACCCAGTCCAGAGCTCAGCTGGAGGAGAGCTGATGGGCATCAGCTCAATGGGACAG tgcATCAAGAAACCTCCAATGATGGCATGAGCTGGTCTCTTCTGGGCTTGCCTGAAGTATCCCACCATGACTCTGGAGAGTATGTCTGCAAAGCCAAAAATTCTTTGGGGGCCACTGAAGCATTTGTGTCCCTCATCATCACTGAGGCCCAGACCACTGCTGAGCCCCAAGGGCCTACAACCAGACCGTGGCCAGGGAAGGCTGAGGCAGTAGAAGCTGCTGCTTACAATGAGCTCTTGGCAAGATATGCCTCCACTACCTCTGGTCTCTCTTCTGTGGTGGCCAGGCCCACCCTCCCCAGCTATGAGAAGAATCCTGCTTTacaacattttcacattaatgcCCTGGGAGAACTCTCTGTGGGAAACCTTGGGGCAGAGCAGGCTGATAGAGCCAAGGACCAGCCATTGAATCAGCTGGAACCAGCCCAAATGGTGAGATCAGTTAAGGTGGTGGGGGACACTTACCACAGTGTGACGTTGGTATGGAAAGCCCCCCAAGCTGGAAACACCACCATGTTCAGTGTACTCTATGCCATCTTTGGAGAGAAGGATATGAAAAGGGTCAGTGTAGACCCTGGGAAAACTAGGGTCACCATTGAAGGTCTTATGCCAAAAACCAAGTATGTAGCTTGTGTCTGTGTGCGTGGTCTGGTCCCCAAGAAGGAACAGTGTATCATCTTCTCCACAGATGAGGTGGTTGATGCTGAAGGCACCCAGAGACTCATCAACATTGTGGTGATTAGCATAGCAGCCGTTATTGCTGTCCCCTTGACCTTGCTTGTCTGTTGTGGGTCCCTAAAGAGGCGTTACCAGAAATTCCGGTtgaggaagaatgaggagaaCCAGAGTTCATACGTCACATTTGAGAGGCTGGGCCCTGGTGAAGACGGAGTGGAGGATTCGGCTAGGGACAGCCCTGAGGAGGGAGACAGGCTACTCTCATCCCGTTCTAGCGTGGATTCACATGCACTATCTAAGGTAGAAGGCCCAGCCAATGAGTACTTCTGCTAA
- the LRIT1 gene encoding leucine-rich repeat, immunoglobulin-like domain and transmembrane domain-containing protein 1 isoform X2: MWLAMGVFWCLALRDLPHALGSCPSQCSCSLHSLSDGTKNRVVVCNDPEMTLPPMMIPSDTSKLRIEKTSIRRVPGDALHQLTCLEYLWLPYNSMTSVSSVMLQGLRSLRELRLPGNHLVSFPWGALGDTPQLRLLDLHGNRLSAVSAEAARYIRNLTFLDLSSNQLMRLPQQLLTTWSHLQAGPYSSSDNSKIILGLQDNPWVCDCSLYEMVQILNFPTPNMAFIDPRLKCSTPWSLAGVAFSQLELRKCQRPEVYTSVAKVKTLLGSTVFLRCGATGVPSPELSWRRADGHQLNGTVHQETSNDGMSWSLLGLPEVSHHDSGEYVCKAKNSLGATEAFVSLIITEAQTTAEPQGPTTRPWPGKAEAVEAAAYNELLARYASTTSGLSSVVARPTLPSYEKNPALQHFHINALGELSVGNLGAEQADRAKDQPLNQLEPAQMVRSVKVVGDTYHSVTLVWKAPQAGNTTMFSVLYAIFGEKDMKRVSVDPGKTRVTIEGLMPKTKYVACVCVRGLVPKKEQCIIFSTDEVVDAEGTQRLINIVVISIAAVIAVPLTLLVCCGSLKRRYQKFRLRKNEENQSSYVTFERLGPGEDGVEDSARDSPEEGDRLLSSRSSVDSHALSKVEGPANEYFC; encoded by the exons ATGTGGCTGGCCATGGGAGTATTCTGGTGCTTGGCCCTCAGGGATCTTCCCCACGCTCTTGGCTCCTGTCCCTCCCAATGTAGCTGTAGCCTACACAGCCTCAGCGATGGCACCAAAAACAG GGTAGTAGTGTGCAATGACCCTGAGATGACCCTCCCTCCCATGATGATCCCATCAGACACCTCCAAGCTCCGAATAGAGAAGACATCCATCCGGAGAGTACCAGGGGATGCCCTCCACCAGCTCACTTGCCTTGAGTACCTATGGCTGCCCTATAATTCCATGACCAGTGTCAGTTCTGTCATGCTGCAGGGCCTGCGGAGTCTTCGAGAGCTGCGTCTCCCTGGGAATCACTTGGTATCCTTCCCCTGGGGAGCTCTTGGGGATACCCCACAGCTACGGCTGCTCGATCTGCATGGGAACCGCCTTTCAGCTGTGTCTGCAGAGGCTGCCCGCTATATAAGGAACCTCACTTTCCTGGACCTCTCCAGCAATCAGCTGATGCGTCTCCCCCAGCAGCTTCTTACCACATGGTCTCACCTGCAGGCTGGTCCTTATTCCTCCAGTGATAACTCCAAGATCATCCTGG GTCTGCAGGATAACCCCTGGGTGTGTGACTGTAGCCTGTATGAAATGGTCCAGATCCTAAACTTCCCAACTCCAAATATGGCCTTCATTGATCCAAGGTTGAAGTGTTCTACTCCTTGGAGCCTGGCTGGAGTTGCCTTCAGCCAGCTGGAACTCAGAAAATGCCAGCGTCCTGAGGTTTATACTTCAGTGGCCAAGGTCAAGACCCTTCTGGGTAGCACTGTGTTTCTGCGCTGTGGGGCCACTGGGGTACCCAGTCCAGAGCTCAGCTGGAGGAGAGCTGATGGGCATCAGCTCAATGGGACAG tgcATCAAGAAACCTCCAATGATGGCATGAGCTGGTCTCTTCTGGGCTTGCCTGAAGTATCCCACCATGACTCTGGAGAGTATGTCTGCAAAGCCAAAAATTCTTTGGGGGCCACTGAAGCATTTGTGTCCCTCATCATCACTGAGGCCCAGACCACTGCTGAGCCCCAAGGGCCTACAACCAGACCGTGGCCAGGGAAGGCTGAGGCAGTAGAAGCTGCTGCTTACAATGAGCTCTTGGCAAGATATGCCTCCACTACCTCTGGTCTCTCTTCTGTGGTGGCCAGGCCCACCCTCCCCAGCTATGAGAAGAATCCTGCTTTacaacattttcacattaatgcCCTGGGAGAACTCTCTGTGGGAAACCTTGGGGCAGAGCAGGCTGATAGAGCCAAGGACCAGCCATTGAATCAGCTGGAACCAGCCCAAATGGTGAGATCAGTTAAGGTGGTGGGGGACACTTACCACAGTGTGACGTTGGTATGGAAAGCCCCCCAAGCTGGAAACACCACCATGTTCAGTGTACTCTATGCCATCTTTGGAGAGAAGGATATGAAAAGGGTCAGTGTAGACCCTGGGAAAACTAGGGTCACCATTGAAGGTCTTATGCCAAAAACCAAGTATGTAGCTTGTGTCTGTGTGCGTGGTCTGGTCCCCAAGAAGGAACAGTGTATCATCTTCTCCACAGATGAGGTGGTTGATGCTGAAGGCACCCAGAGACTCATCAACATTGTGGTGATTAGCATAGCAGCCGTTATTGCTGTCCCCTTGACCTTGCTTGTCTGTTGTGGGTCCCTAAAGAGGCGTTACCAGAAATTCCGGTtgaggaagaatgaggagaaCCAGAGTTCATACGTCACATTTGAGAGGCTGGGCCCTGGTGAAGACGGAGTGGAGGATTCGGCTAGGGACAGCCCTGAGGAGGGAGACAGGCTACTCTCATCCCGTTCTAGCGTGGATTCACATGCACTATCTAAGGTAGAAGGCCCAGCCAATGAGTACTTCTGCTAA